Sequence from the Rutidosis leptorrhynchoides isolate AG116_Rl617_1_P2 chromosome 3, CSIRO_AGI_Rlap_v1, whole genome shotgun sequence genome:
TCCATAAAGATTTCTAAAGACTCGCCTATTAACTCTGAGAAAAtactcatcatacacctttgaaaagtaGCCGGTGCATTACATAGACCAAAAGGTATTCGCCTAAAAGCATAAGTTCCATAAGGACACGTAAAAGTCATTTTTTCTTGGTCATTAGGGTGAATAGGTATTTGGTTATATCCCGAATACCCATCTAAGAACCAATAAAATTTCTGACCTGACAACTTTTCAatgatttgatcaataaaaggcaagggAAAGTGATCCTTTGAAGTCGCAGCATTCAGCttcctgtaatcaatacatacccatCAACCCGTAACGGGACGGGTTGTGATCTTTTCACCTTCTTCGGTTTCCATTACCGTTATCCCAGCTTTCTTTGGCACTGTTTGTGTGGGGCTTACCCACTGACTGTCTGAAATAGGGAAAATAATCCCTGCATCTAACCACTTGAGAACTTCCTTCTTTACAACTTCCTGCATATTCGGGTTTAACCTGCATTGCGTATCATGAGCAGGTTTAACCTCCGGATCTGTAACTATCCTATGCATACACACTGAGGGACTTATCCCTTTCAAATCAGCTATCGTCCACCCTACTGCAGCCTTGTACTTATGAAGCACTTCCATTAAAGCTTTTTCCTGCACACCTGTTAAATCTGAAGCAATAATAACTGGAAAAGTGCCATCAGTACCTAAAAATGCATACTTCAAATGAGAAGGTAAGGGTTTTAACTCAAGAGTTGGTGGTGACTCTAGTGAAGGTCTCGTATTAGTATCAATGGATTTAGGTAGTGGCTCATATTTATGAGTCCACGGTGGCAGCCTAGCATCCATTGTACTTGCTAGTGCTAATTCTACTGCCTTGACCTCTTCAGACTCAACATCCTCTTTGTCACCTAAGCAAAATATTTCTACTGGGTTGTTGGTTATTAGGTGAGAAGTATGTTTTTCCACTAATTCATCAATCACATAGCATTCATGGACATTCGGTGTATGAAGAGAATTAAAGATATTAATCCTCATCTTGCGATTACCGAAAGATATGTCCATAGCTCTCGTTAATAGAAATCCCAAGATTATAGTGattgatgagcattaatggtggccAAAAATGGGCGTCCCAAGATTATAGTGGGTTGGGCATCTCTATTCCTAGGTTCAATATCCATAACAACAAAGTCAACTGGGTAATAGAAATCCTCCACTTTTACTATCACATCTTCTAATATCCCCCTAGGCGTTTTGATTGACTGGTCCGCTAGTTGAATAATTATGTCGGTTCTTTTCATTAAACCCAATTCAAATCGGTCAACTAGACAAAAAGGTAAAATATTTATGCTAGCTCCTAGGTCCAATAACGCCTTTTTCACATTCACGTTTCCTACAGTCAGAGCTATCAATGGGGTCGCtgggtccttaaacttaggtggaagtgTACCCGAAACAACCGCATTTAGGTGCTCGGTTAGCTCTACCTTTTTGGGTAAAGTCGCCCTTTGCTTCCTCTTTTGAGTGCAAAGGTCCTTTAAAAATTTAGCATAAGACGGGACTTGCCTAATAGCATCGAGGAGGGGTAAATTTATCTTAACCTGTTTAAACGTTTCCCACATGTCCTCTGGTTGtggtccctttttcccataagggaattggtttGGGGACTCTAAGGTCTTGGGAAATGGGACGGATTTTGATTTCGTCTCCGGTTTCCCGGTCTCATTAACAATTGGTTCCTTATTTTTTACCCCTTTTCCCTGGTCATCAACTTCACTTACCTCTTCCTCATCAAGAACAATATGAGACTTACTTGACTCTTGTTGTACTACCTCTTTTTCACCAACCTTGTTGTCATACTTCTTTCCACTTCTCAAGGTACCTACCATGTTAACACTATGCACTTTTCCTTGATCCTTATGATTCGGATTTAGAACCGTGTAGCTTGGAATTATACCTGGTTCCCTGTTTCCCTTACTTTCCGCTACATTACCGATCTCCTTAGCCAATGCACCAATCGACTTATTTTGCACTTCTATCATTTTTCGCATTTCGGAGATAAACGCACCCATCTTGGCATCCGAGCTAGATGGTTGATTGGGTGAAGTACAAttttgattttggttttggttttggccttgattttggtaattgttttggttttggtttcaGTTGTTGGCATAAGGATTTTGATAGTTTCTTTGGTAGTTACCTTGGTTCTAAAAATTACCCTGGCTTTGAAAGTTGTTTTGTGGTCTAAGTTGGTTCCCTTGGTTAGCATTCAGAGCGTTGTTATTGCTCCAACTAAAATTAGGATGGTTTCTCCAACCTGGATTATACGTGTTGGAGTATGGATCAAATCTCCGCCCCTGAACTTCGTTAACTTGCTCTTCCACTAATTGCTGATTCACCGGTGGAACCCCGTTTCTGCATCCGTATTCAAAATGAGAAGAATCTCCACAAATCTCACACACTTCCTGAacctgcgaaacattacaagcaagaccctggtttaggttgttaaatataagcattttcaaatcatcTAATTCTTGCTCTAAGTTCCTAGATGAACTTCCCAAGTCGGAAACATGATTTACTCGGGAGGTACTAGGTTGTTTACGATTAACTgaagcttgggtttttgaacccttgcttaACTGTTCAAAGAACATCCATTCATCATCACTAGACTGAGTTAAAAATGCCCCACCACTAGCCGCCAAAAGAAATTGCCTGTTTTGGGAATCCaaactatcatagaaaactttaaccaattcccactttggtatctcatggtgtgggcatgccctaagtaactccttcaaacgttcatacgcttcatgaaataattcacccggtaattttttaaaagattttatttgcgtacgcaTGTCTGAAATTTTACTTATGGGGTAAAATTCTTCTATAAATCGTTTTTTCATTTacgcccaagtattaatactccgggcgggcaaggagagaaaccatctttttgccttatccttaagtgaataaggaaataatcgaagatgtacctcatcatcagtgaaaccgtttacctgattagtagcacatatctcattaaattcagtgatgtgttcatatggttcctcattagccatacctcggtaggttggcaagaTCGAAATGAGTTGAGGTCGAACCTCAAATCTTCGGTTGTTTCCTCCTGCCGGTGCAGAAtaaacaatgggtgaatgatcctCTAAATCACTCGGTTGGTAATAGGTGTCTACTCCTCTTGGTCGTTCGGACATCTCgtctcgttgatcaaaaacttcCTCTTCAGTTTCAGACTCTAATTTAGGAGAGTTTGGTGGAACAATTGGATGTGACTCTAACTGTGGTTGAGTGGATGCTGAAGCCACTATCGAACCCTTTAAGATTCTTGTAGCTTTTCAATTAACTTttgcagatttctctatttttgtgtcTAAAGGCTTAAGATTTTGATCTCCCGAACTCCGAGTTTAcatacactaacctgcacttcaacaaaaacaagaacaccgagcgtaaaactgacaaaaataaaaataaac
This genomic interval carries:
- the LOC139902621 gene encoding uncharacterized protein is translated as MGAFISEMRKMIEVQNKSIGALAKEIGNVAESKGNREPGIIPSYTVLNPNHKDQGKVHSVNMVGTLRSGKKYDNKVGEKEVVQQESSKSHIVLDEEEVSEVDDQGKGVKNKEPIVNETGKPETKSKSVPFPKTLESPNQFPYGKKGPQPEDMWETFKQVKINLPLLDAIRQVPSYAKFLKDLCTQKRKQRATLPKKVELTEHLNAVVSGTLPPKFKDPATPLIALTVGNVNVKKALLDLGASINILPFCLVDRFELGLMKRTDIIIQLADQSIKTPRGILEDVIVKVEDFYYPVDFVVMDIEPRNRDAQPTIILGRPFLATINAHQSL